One genomic region from Quercus robur chromosome 4, dhQueRobu3.1, whole genome shotgun sequence encodes:
- the LOC126721405 gene encoding non-specific lipid-transfer protein 13-like yields the protein MTRPIVFLIFLLVVSTLDMSHPSKLAQYPVCEPVFLIFPDCLAFLVGFYYVPTKICCRHVEKLNKLAKHGLGPQTICFCIQASVKGTQPRLLASRINSLPIMCHTHLSFPISDSMDCNKVHKRLDYEEVVLN from the exons ATGACTCGTCCTATTGTGTTCTTAATATTCTTGCTTGTAGTTTCTACGCTAGACATGTCTCATCCGTCAAAACTGGCTCAATACCCTGTTTGTGAGCCTGTGTTCTTAATATTCCCTGACTGCTTGGCCTTCCTCGTTGGGTTCTACTACGTACCAACAAAGATATGTTGTCGACACGTAGAGAAGCTAAATAAATTAGCAAAGCACGGGCTTGGGCCTCAGACAATCTGCTTTTGCATTCAGGCTAGTGTAAAGGGAACACAACCTCGCTTGCTTGCCTCACGTATCAATTCTCTTCCTATCATGTGCCACACCCATCTCAGCTTCCCCATTTCTGATAGCATGGACTGCAACAA GGTTCATAAAAGGTTGGACTATGAGGAAGTTGTTCTTAATTGA
- the LOC126720607 gene encoding hypersensitive-induced response protein-like protein 2 → MSAYGFEIVQTLIVDTEPDEYVKRAMSKINAAESNYLAGLVVGLRDSVLAFSMNVPGTTSKDFLGMVLVTQYFVTMKEIGALSESNPVFITHGPGTVKDIASQIRDGLLQVNTTQN, encoded by the exons ATGTCAGCTTATGGATTTGAGATTGTTCAAACGCTCATTGTGGACACTGAACCTGATGAATATGTGAAAAGGGCTATGAGCAAGATAAATGCCG CTGAATCTAATTATTTGGCTGGGCTTGTTGTTGGGCTGAGGGACAGTGTGCTTGCTTTCTCTATGAATGTACCTGGGACTACGTCAAAGGATTTCTTGGGCATGGTTCTGGTGACTCAATATTTCGTCACAATGAAAGAAATTGGCGCATTGTCGGAGTCGAACCCTGTTTTCATCACACATGGACCAGGTACTGTGAAAGACATTGCTTCACAAATTAGAGATGGCCTCCTTCAAGTAAATACCACTCAAAATTAG